A single window of Candidatus Acetothermia bacterium DNA harbors:
- a CDS encoding carbohydrate ABC transporter permease produces MTKLKAWAPYLVMYAMAFLWVIPTLWVAETAFKPNPDIFSIPPKWVPSRLTTAHIAQLFASWPFGRWLLNSLILASLVTAGSLFVSTLAAFSFARLQWRGRDAAFLTILVFMLLPMEVSVIPLYFMMIRFRLLNTIYGAALPMIALPIGVFLLRQFFLNIPRDLDDAARIDGCSSLGVLIRVIIPNAIPVFAAYGMYIFNYAWNEFFWSLICLRSPQKVTLPVGLRLIQGAFEINYGLITSAAFMASLPSLIVFLILRQRIIRGIALSSGIKG; encoded by the coding sequence ATGACGAAGCTCAAAGCCTGGGCACCCTATCTCGTGATGTACGCCATGGCTTTCCTATGGGTGATCCCCACCCTGTGGGTCGCCGAGACCGCGTTTAAACCCAACCCCGACATCTTTTCCATCCCACCGAAATGGGTCCCCTCGCGCTTAACCACAGCCCACATCGCCCAACTTTTCGCAAGCTGGCCTTTCGGGCGCTGGCTTTTGAACAGCTTGATCCTCGCGTCCTTGGTCACCGCGGGCTCCTTATTCGTCTCGACCCTAGCCGCCTTTTCCTTCGCCCGCCTACAGTGGCGCGGGCGCGACGCGGCGTTCTTGACAATTCTCGTGTTCATGCTCCTTCCCATGGAAGTCAGCGTGATACCCTTGTACTTCATGATGATTCGCTTTCGGCTCCTCAACACGATCTACGGCGCTGCCCTACCCATGATCGCCCTCCCCATCGGTGTGTTCCTCCTCCGCCAATTCTTCCTCAACATCCCACGCGATCTTGATGACGCGGCACGCATCGACGGTTGCTCAAGCTTGGGGGTGCTCATCCGAGTTATCATCCCTAACGCCATCCCGGTCTTCGCTGCCTATGGCATGTACATCTTCAACTACGCGTGGAACGAGTTCTTCTGGTCCTTGATTTGCCTGCGGAGCCCTCAAAAGGTCACGCTCCCTGTGGGGTTGAGGCTTATCCAGGGAGCGTTTGAAATCAACTACGGGCTGATCACATCCGCAGCGTTCATGGCTTCTCTCCCATCTCTGATTGTCTTCCTCATCCTTCGACAACGCATCATCCGCGGGATCGCTTTGTCCTCCGGCATCAAAGGCTGA
- a CDS encoding sugar ABC transporter permease produces the protein MEQDWTVKSKLTRFLYRHRGIEGIVYVLPFAALWGVFLAWPVGYGIYLSLFEWNPIKGSRFVGLENYVALFRDVRFLNALANTFKFAAMAVPLILGLGLLFALMLWSWGRTCRGAGFVQAVLFFPYLLTVSTVAITWKWMFDPDFGLVTHAFKALKVPAPVFLTEPAWALPAIAFATAWWLSGYRMVVFQAGLGDIPQELFEVASIDGARFRHKFLHIILPLLKPALLFSLVLTIISAFRTFGQVLMMTEGGPGRSTEVLALYLYWTAFEYFKIGKAAASGVVLLALTLILTLIGVKLLGLKSELQ, from the coding sequence ATGGAGCAGGATTGGACCGTGAAGAGCAAACTCACGCGATTCCTGTATCGCCACCGGGGAATCGAGGGCATCGTGTATGTTCTCCCGTTTGCCGCCCTATGGGGGGTCTTCCTGGCCTGGCCGGTGGGATATGGGATTTACCTCAGCCTGTTCGAGTGGAATCCCATTAAGGGTTCTCGTTTCGTAGGTTTGGAGAACTACGTTGCCCTCTTTCGCGACGTTCGCTTCCTGAACGCCCTCGCCAACACGTTCAAGTTTGCCGCAATGGCCGTGCCCTTGATCCTTGGCCTGGGGCTGCTGTTTGCCCTGATGCTCTGGAGCTGGGGACGGACCTGCCGGGGGGCAGGTTTCGTCCAAGCCGTGCTGTTCTTCCCCTACCTACTCACCGTCTCCACCGTGGCCATCACGTGGAAATGGATGTTCGATCCCGACTTTGGCCTGGTGACGCACGCGTTCAAGGCCCTGAAGGTCCCCGCCCCTGTATTCCTCACGGAGCCCGCCTGGGCGCTGCCAGCAATCGCCTTTGCCACCGCCTGGTGGCTGAGCGGCTATCGCATGGTCGTATTCCAAGCTGGCCTTGGCGACATCCCCCAGGAACTCTTTGAGGTAGCCTCCATCGACGGAGCGAGATTCCGCCATAAGTTCCTGCACATCATCCTGCCGCTCCTCAAACCGGCCCTCCTTTTCTCCTTGGTCCTGACGATCATCTCCGCCTTCCGTACCTTCGGGCAGGTGTTGATGATGACGGAGGGAGGACCGGGCAGGTCCACAGAAGTCCTTGCCCTCTACCTGTATTGGACCGCCTTCGAGTATTTCAAGATCGGAAAAGCTGCGGCTTCCGGAGTCGTGCTGCTGGCGCTCACGCTGATCCTCACCCTCATCGGGGTCAAGCTATTGGGCCTCAAATCGGAGCTACAATGA
- a CDS encoding extracellular solute-binding protein → MRKIVSLAMGAVLVWGMVALGEVIKIEFNTLFHEADAKAMEEIIDLFNASHTNIQVELIQGRWAQYYAELRLSVIAGTPPQLGICHVNRLVEVADYLTPLEASPVGNLIQIGGINPADFPKATWDAGELAGHHYLIPLDTHGWGLWYNKDIFVAAGLDPDKPPQTMGEFMAACEAIKAAGYYAFHPAEDSLPRKLRRAWEIFFYQMGGGALFDEGYTKATFNNPAGLLALQFLVDIFNNFGWNIVGGNGYNQFTAGRLGMLFAGNWFYPTARDSGVNWGYAKVPNFFGTPYTWGASHQLSVPLQPAGTSPAVYQATMEVARFVVEHSHIWTMSGGHIAANRTALKNPALLSSDYWTRSGHLLDEMIQQGLVKFPINHPRGSELEKAIETYIELAVNGKIAPAAALAQAEAECNKILQGR, encoded by the coding sequence ATGCGCAAGATCGTATCGTTGGCAATGGGTGCAGTGCTGGTATGGGGGATGGTGGCTCTCGGTGAGGTCATTAAGATCGAGTTCAACACGCTGTTCCACGAGGCAGACGCCAAGGCTATGGAGGAAATCATCGACCTGTTCAACGCAAGCCACACGAACATCCAGGTCGAGCTCATTCAGGGGCGTTGGGCTCAATACTACGCGGAGCTGCGGCTTTCCGTCATCGCCGGCACTCCCCCGCAGCTCGGGATTTGCCACGTGAACAGGCTTGTGGAAGTGGCGGACTACCTGACCCCGCTTGAGGCCTCGCCGGTTGGAAACCTCATCCAGATCGGCGGTATTAACCCCGCTGACTTCCCGAAGGCCACCTGGGACGCCGGGGAGCTCGCCGGCCATCACTACCTCATCCCGCTGGACACGCACGGGTGGGGGCTGTGGTACAACAAGGACATCTTTGTGGCCGCGGGCCTTGATCCGGACAAGCCACCCCAAACGATGGGCGAATTCATGGCCGCGTGCGAGGCCATCAAGGCCGCGGGTTACTACGCGTTCCATCCAGCCGAGGATTCCCTCCCACGCAAGCTGCGCCGAGCTTGGGAGATTTTCTTCTATCAGATGGGGGGAGGGGCTCTTTTCGATGAGGGGTACACGAAGGCCACCTTCAACAACCCGGCGGGCCTCCTCGCCTTGCAGTTCCTCGTGGACATCTTCAACAACTTCGGCTGGAACATCGTGGGCGGCAATGGGTACAACCAGTTCACCGCTGGCAGACTAGGGATGCTGTTCGCCGGGAACTGGTTCTACCCCACAGCCCGGGACAGCGGCGTCAACTGGGGCTATGCTAAGGTCCCCAACTTCTTCGGAACGCCCTACACCTGGGGAGCAAGCCACCAGCTCTCTGTCCCGCTCCAGCCTGCTGGAACCTCGCCCGCCGTGTACCAAGCCACGATGGAGGTCGCCCGCTTCGTCGTCGAACACTCCCACATCTGGACCATGTCGGGTGGCCACATTGCGGCGAATCGGACAGCGCTTAAAAACCCAGCTCTTCTCTCCTCAGATTACTGGACCCGCTCCGGACATCTACTGGATGAGATGATCCAGCAGGGTCTGGTCAAGTTCCCGATCAACCACCCGCGCGGCTCAGAGCTAGAAAAGGCCATCGAGACCTACATTGAACTGGCGGTGAACGGGAAGATCGCGCCCGCAGCGGCTTTGGCCCAAGCAGAAGCGGAGTGCAACAAGATCCTGCAGGGCAGGTAG
- a CDS encoding dihydrodipicolinate synthase family protein, whose translation MSLSRRQLHGVWVAMVTPWDEAQGAPRRDALARLADRFAQAGVNGLFILGTTGEGTLLSPEERRRFTEAVLEEAKGKLPVIVHTGHDRTSVAVELAVHAKAAGAAAVAVSAPARYHLDEGELEAHFLKVAQALGDFPVLLYDIPCATGNPLSADLLIRISEQAPNVMGAKVSRSDWEAWEGYLALAESMAVFVGTDTMCLPALPMGASGIVSGPANLLPELYVQLYRAVRIGDIAQAKACQDLIRRLCQAVHYGTPLAFIKEGLEVLGWAVGPALSPLRALRPTELAEMRQALTQLSEATTTGGARR comes from the coding sequence ATGAGCCTGTCCAGACGGCAACTGCACGGTGTGTGGGTTGCCATGGTGACCCCCTGGGATGAAGCCCAAGGGGCCCCGCGGCGGGATGCGCTGGCGAGGCTGGCCGACCGGTTTGCGCAGGCAGGTGTTAATGGACTCTTCATCCTGGGGACCACCGGGGAGGGCACCCTCTTAAGCCCCGAGGAGCGCAGGCGCTTCACCGAAGCAGTTCTAGAGGAGGCGAAAGGGAAGCTTCCTGTCATCGTCCACACGGGACACGATCGCACGTCGGTGGCCGTGGAACTCGCGGTGCATGCCAAAGCTGCAGGGGCGGCTGCCGTAGCGGTTTCTGCTCCAGCCCGCTATCACCTGGATGAAGGTGAACTTGAGGCCCATTTCCTCAAGGTCGCCCAGGCCCTCGGGGATTTCCCCGTGCTCCTCTATGACATCCCGTGTGCCACCGGGAACCCATTGAGCGCTGACCTCCTCATCCGCATCAGCGAACAAGCTCCGAACGTGATGGGGGCAAAGGTGAGCCGATCGGATTGGGAGGCGTGGGAGGGGTACTTGGCCCTCGCCGAATCGATGGCCGTGTTTGTGGGGACGGATACGATGTGCCTTCCTGCGCTACCGATGGGCGCGTCCGGGATCGTCTCCGGACCCGCGAACCTTCTGCCCGAGCTCTATGTCCAACTTTATCGCGCAGTCCGCATAGGGGACATCGCCCAGGCCAAGGCGTGTCAAGACTTGATCAGACGGCTATGCCAAGCGGTTCATTACGGCACGCCGCTTGCGTTCATCAAAGAAGGGTTGGAGGTCCTGGGCTGGGCCGTCGGGCCTGCCCTATCGCCGCTGCGGGCCCTTCGTCCGACGGAGCTAGCTGAAATGCGCCAAGCCCTTACACAGCTAAGCGAAGCGACCACTACGGGTGGCGCAAGGAGGTGA
- a CDS encoding LacI family transcriptional regulator — protein MTIRDVAERAGVSVATVSHVINGTRKVAPDTAERVRRAMEELDYQPNAVAQSLRTRVTHAIGVVVSDITNPFFATLVRGAEDAAVAAGYSVIVCNSDEDPSKEDSYVRLLLRRRMDGLLIAPVRDGANPAVQELAERRMPFVFIDRKASGVPADAVLSDNIGGAYQATRHLIERGHRRIGIVLGIPGATTTEERFAGYRQALKQEGIPCSEELVAWGGYRVEGGRAAAAQLLSLADPPTAIFSTNNQMTVGVLRELFLRRIPVPDKVAVVSFDDLEWAEMVVPPLTVVAQHPYEIGHRAFERLLARLNGSGEEGFREVRVPVDLRVRGST, from the coding sequence GTGACCATTCGCGACGTGGCAGAGCGGGCGGGGGTATCGGTGGCCACGGTGTCCCACGTGATCAACGGGACCCGCAAGGTGGCCCCGGACACGGCTGAGCGGGTGCGTCGGGCGATGGAGGAGCTCGACTACCAGCCCAATGCGGTGGCCCAGTCGTTGCGCACCCGCGTCACTCATGCGATCGGGGTGGTCGTGTCCGATATTACCAACCCGTTTTTCGCCACTCTCGTCCGCGGTGCGGAGGATGCTGCCGTGGCGGCCGGGTACTCCGTGATCGTCTGCAATAGCGACGAGGACCCCAGCAAAGAGGATTCCTACGTGCGGCTCTTGCTGCGGCGGAGGATGGATGGGCTCCTCATCGCCCCAGTCCGCGATGGAGCAAACCCAGCGGTGCAGGAGCTTGCCGAGCGCCGGATGCCGTTCGTGTTCATCGACCGCAAGGCCTCAGGTGTTCCTGCTGACGCGGTTCTTTCCGACAACATCGGTGGCGCATACCAAGCCACCCGTCACCTCATCGAGCGCGGCCATCGCCGGATCGGGATCGTGCTCGGGATCCCCGGGGCGACGACGACCGAAGAGCGGTTCGCCGGTTACCGCCAGGCCCTGAAACAAGAGGGGATCCCCTGTTCCGAGGAGCTTGTGGCCTGGGGTGGCTATCGGGTTGAGGGGGGCCGCGCGGCAGCGGCGCAGCTTCTTTCGCTCGCCGATCCCCCCACCGCGATCTTCAGCACCAACAACCAGATGACGGTGGGGGTGCTGCGGGAGCTCTTTCTCCGCCGTATCCCAGTCCCCGACAAGGTTGCAGTCGTGAGCTTTGACGACTTGGAATGGGCGGAGATGGTTGTTCCACCCCTGACGGTGGTCGCCCAGCATCCTTATGAGATCGGGCACCGTGCGTTTGAACGCCTGCTCGCGCGCCTCAATGGTTCCGGTGAAGAAGGATTCCGAGAGGTACGCGTCCCAGTGGACCTCCGGGTGCGAGGGTCGACATGA
- the rsmA gene encoding 16S rRNA (adenine(1518)-N(6)/adenine(1519)-N(6))-dimethyltransferase RsmA has product MGETTPKLTSPTAVRDLLSSRGIRLRSELGQHFLVDENILGKIVDLTEAQGDEAAVEVGAGVGTLTVALAPRVRTLAAVEVDPRLIPLLREQVASFPNVTVVCADFRALTLQDFGERLLVVGNLPYGITSAVLLKLVREREVMDRAVFMVQREVAEKLVAPPGPEVTRLGVHLRAYYEVEVLRKVPRTVFFPAPEVDSDLIRLRRLPTPRVTAPEEALEWTLAVLFSARRKTLRRALLGRLPAAEVDRLLAELGLDPQVRGEALPLGAMDRLAQALDRAGLVG; this is encoded by the coding sequence ATGGGGGAGACGACGCCGAAGCTCACCTCACCTACCGCGGTGCGGGATCTCCTGAGCAGTCGGGGCATCCGGCTTCGATCGGAACTGGGGCAACACTTCCTGGTGGACGAGAACATCCTGGGGAAGATCGTGGACCTGACCGAGGCGCAGGGGGATGAGGCCGCGGTGGAGGTGGGGGCCGGGGTGGGGACCCTCACCGTGGCCCTCGCCCCGCGGGTGCGGACGCTCGCCGCCGTGGAGGTGGATCCCCGGCTGATCCCCCTCCTTCGGGAGCAGGTGGCCTCGTTCCCCAACGTGACCGTGGTCTGCGCCGACTTCCGGGCGCTAACCCTGCAGGACTTCGGGGAGCGGCTCCTCGTGGTGGGGAACCTGCCGTACGGGATCACGAGCGCGGTACTCCTCAAGCTCGTCCGCGAACGGGAGGTGATGGACCGGGCGGTGTTCATGGTGCAGCGCGAGGTCGCGGAGAAGCTCGTCGCCCCACCAGGGCCAGAGGTGACCCGGCTTGGGGTGCACCTGCGGGCCTACTACGAGGTGGAGGTCCTGCGGAAGGTCCCCCGGACCGTGTTCTTCCCCGCGCCGGAGGTGGACTCGGACCTGATCCGGTTGCGCCGGCTTCCGACGCCCCGGGTCACGGCGCCGGAGGAGGCGCTGGAGTGGACCCTGGCCGTGCTGTTTTCCGCGCGCCGCAAGACCCTGCGCCGGGCGCTGCTCGGCCGGCTGCCGGCGGCGGAGGTGGACCGGCTCCTCGCTGAGCTTGGACTTGACCCCCAGGTCCGGGGGGAGGCGTTGCCCTTGGGGGCAATGGACCGCCTTGCCCAAGCCCTGGACCGCGCTGGCCTCGTCGGCTGA
- a CDS encoding 3-isopropylmalate dehydratase — protein sequence MIQGRAWKYGDNVNTDVIFPGRYTYARMEPGEMAKHALEDLDPKFAREVKPGDVIVAGRNFGCGSSREQAATCLAAAGVGAVVAKSFARIFFRNAINSGLLALEIPEAVDVIQSGDKVGIDVERGVLVHGGKEYRFPPLPAAVQEILAAGGLIPYLKAKLVKEA from the coding sequence GTGATCCAAGGCCGAGCTTGGAAGTACGGGGACAACGTGAACACGGATGTGATCTTCCCCGGGCGCTACACCTACGCCCGGATGGAGCCGGGGGAGATGGCCAAACACGCCCTCGAGGACCTCGACCCGAAGTTCGCCCGCGAGGTCAAGCCGGGAGACGTGATCGTGGCCGGACGCAACTTCGGGTGCGGCTCGTCCCGGGAGCAGGCCGCGACCTGCCTCGCCGCAGCCGGGGTAGGGGCGGTGGTGGCCAAGAGCTTCGCCCGCATCTTCTTCCGCAACGCCATCAACTCCGGCCTCCTCGCCCTGGAGATCCCGGAAGCGGTGGACGTGATCCAGTCCGGGGACAAGGTGGGGATCGATGTGGAGCGGGGGGTGCTCGTTCACGGCGGGAAGGAGTACCGGTTCCCACCGTTGCCGGCGGCGGTTCAAGAGATCCTGGCCGCGGGGGGCCTTATCCCCTACCTCAAGGCCAAGCTGGTCAAGGAGGCATGA
- a CDS encoding isocitrate/isopropylmalate dehydrogenase family protein has product MAEYRIAYLPGDGIGPEVLEAARIVLDAVGFDAEYVPGDVGWKFWCQEGDALPQRTIDLLKVVDAALFGAITSKPAKDAEAELSPALRGKGLTYRSPIVRMRQLFDLYICLRPCKAYPGNPLNYKEGIDLVVFRENTEDLYAGVEFRPVPADLAQALGRLAKSFAPFADLPSDQYAISCKINTRRGSERIVRAAFEFARKNGRKKVTVVHKANVVRATDGLFLEVAREVAKDYPEIALDDANIDSLCMWLLKNPFNSDVLVAPNLYGDIISDLCAQMVGGLGFACSGNIGERLGIFEPTHGSAPKYAGQYKVNPTAAILAAKMMLAWLGEEERAQRIEHGVAQVIAEGKVRTYDMGGTASTLDMAGAIAEAARRA; this is encoded by the coding sequence ATGGCCGAGTACCGGATCGCATACCTGCCCGGTGACGGGATCGGGCCGGAGGTGCTGGAGGCGGCCCGCATCGTGCTCGACGCGGTCGGGTTCGACGCCGAGTACGTGCCCGGTGACGTGGGCTGGAAGTTCTGGTGCCAGGAGGGCGATGCCCTGCCCCAGCGGACGATCGACCTCCTGAAGGTGGTCGACGCGGCCCTGTTCGGGGCGATCACCTCCAAGCCGGCCAAGGATGCCGAGGCCGAGCTCTCCCCGGCCCTGCGGGGCAAGGGCCTGACGTACCGGTCGCCCATCGTGCGGATGCGCCAGCTCTTTGACCTGTACATCTGCTTGCGCCCGTGCAAGGCCTACCCCGGCAACCCCCTCAACTACAAGGAGGGGATCGACCTTGTGGTGTTTCGGGAGAACACAGAGGATCTGTACGCCGGGGTCGAGTTCCGCCCGGTGCCGGCGGACCTCGCGCAGGCGCTTGGCAGGCTCGCCAAGTCATTTGCGCCGTTTGCGGACCTGCCGTCCGATCAGTACGCGATCTCCTGCAAGATCAACACCCGCCGAGGTTCCGAGCGCATCGTCCGGGCCGCGTTCGAGTTCGCCCGGAAGAACGGACGCAAGAAGGTCACCGTGGTCCATAAGGCGAACGTGGTCCGGGCCACGGACGGCCTGTTCCTGGAGGTTGCCCGTGAGGTGGCCAAGGACTACCCGGAGATCGCCCTCGACGACGCCAACATCGACTCCCTGTGCATGTGGCTCCTCAAGAACCCGTTCAACAGCGACGTGCTCGTCGCCCCGAACCTTTATGGCGACATCATCTCCGACCTGTGCGCCCAGATGGTAGGGGGGCTCGGGTTCGCCTGTTCGGGGAACATCGGGGAGAGGCTCGGCATCTTCGAGCCCACCCACGGCTCGGCCCCCAAGTATGCGGGCCAGTACAAGGTCAACCCCACCGCGGCGATCCTCGCGGCGAAGATGATGCTCGCGTGGCTGGGCGAGGAGGAGCGGGCCCAGCGGATCGAGCACGGCGTGGCCCAGGTCATCGCCGAGGGCAAGGTCCGCACCTACGACATGGGCGGAACGGCGTCCACCCTGGACATGGCGGGCGCCATCGCCGAGGCCGCACGGAGGGCCTAA
- a CDS encoding aconitase/3-isopropylmalate dehydratase large subunit family protein, with protein MGQTVIEKILAAHSRDEVAPGKIIWLGIDVRTARDFAGASVVKNFRKAFPGAKADDPKKTFFTFDCNAPANTIAYAQNQQVCRVFAREQGIRVYDVDWGIGSHVLLEEGLALPGTTTVGTDSHLNVLGAVGAFGQGMGDVDIAYVFRTGRTWFEVPPTMKVVLHGRYGFPTTAKDLTLALVGRLGARGALGRAVEVTGSAADALDLAGRITLASMATEMGAIIAFLPPSDEVMEFVRALGRDDVAYPVPDPDAAYEETVELDVTGLRPKISAPPNPENVHDVADLEGEPVHTIVVGSCTNGRYEDIRLVAEILKGKRVAPGVVLKVSPATRRAWGRLLKEGWLEVLYDAGAVVSHPACAGCAEGQIGMTGEGEVQLSTGNRNFPGKQGKGPTYLCSPATAAASALTGTITSPERL; from the coding sequence ATGGGGCAGACGGTGATCGAGAAGATCCTCGCCGCGCACTCCCGGGACGAGGTCGCCCCAGGGAAGATCATCTGGCTCGGAATCGACGTGCGCACCGCCCGCGACTTCGCCGGGGCGAGCGTGGTCAAGAACTTCCGCAAGGCATTTCCCGGAGCGAAGGCAGACGATCCCAAGAAGACGTTCTTCACCTTCGACTGCAACGCCCCGGCCAACACCATCGCCTACGCCCAGAACCAGCAGGTGTGCCGCGTGTTCGCCCGCGAGCAGGGGATCCGCGTGTACGACGTGGACTGGGGCATCGGCTCCCATGTGCTCCTGGAGGAGGGCCTCGCCCTCCCCGGAACCACGACGGTGGGCACCGACTCCCACCTCAACGTGCTCGGGGCAGTGGGGGCGTTCGGCCAGGGGATGGGCGACGTGGACATCGCCTATGTCTTCCGCACCGGGCGCACCTGGTTTGAGGTCCCGCCGACGATGAAGGTCGTGCTGCACGGCCGATACGGGTTCCCGACTACGGCCAAAGACCTCACCCTGGCCTTGGTGGGGCGCTTGGGGGCGCGGGGGGCGCTGGGGCGGGCGGTGGAGGTGACCGGTTCCGCGGCCGATGCCCTGGACCTGGCAGGCCGGATCACGCTCGCGTCGATGGCCACGGAGATGGGGGCGATCATCGCCTTCCTCCCGCCATCCGACGAGGTGATGGAGTTCGTGCGGGCGTTGGGCCGGGACGACGTCGCCTACCCCGTGCCCGATCCGGACGCGGCGTACGAGGAGACGGTGGAGCTGGACGTCACCGGCCTCCGGCCCAAGATCTCCGCCCCGCCTAACCCGGAGAACGTCCACGACGTGGCCGACCTCGAGGGGGAGCCGGTGCACACAATCGTCGTCGGCTCCTGCACCAACGGGCGCTACGAGGACATCCGCCTGGTGGCGGAGATCCTGAAGGGGAAGCGGGTCGCCCCGGGGGTGGTGCTCAAGGTGTCTCCCGCCACCCGCCGGGCCTGGGGTCGCCTCCTCAAGGAGGGTTGGCTGGAGGTCCTGTACGACGCAGGGGCAGTTGTGTCCCACCCCGCGTGCGCCGGCTGCGCCGAGGGCCAGATCGGGATGACCGGGGAAGGGGAGGTCCAGCTCTCCACCGGCAACCGCAACTTCCCGGGCAAGCAGGGCAAGGGCCCCACCTACCTGTGCTCCCCAGCCACCGCCGCCGCCTCGGCCCTCACCGGAACGATCACCTCGCCGGAACGGCTGTGA
- the trpS gene encoding tryptophan--tRNA ligase — MEKVGRILTGHRPTGPRHLGHLVGTLNTWARLQDEYDCFFLVADLHVLITDYTHPQRIRENIAAVLLDWLGAGLDPERSTFVLQSAVPEHAELSVLLAMLVTVARAARNPTYKEQVRELGLSPSLGLLAYPVLQAADILVYKADAVPVGQDQLPHLEITRQIARAFNRLYGATFPEPQPILSAVPRLAGTDGRPMHTSYGNTIPLSADPGEIERKALAMVTDPARVHPSDRGHPEVCLAFAYHQAFNAGAVAAVEERCRRGEIGCVPCKRDLAQVLAEVRTKMGLVSRERRD, encoded by the coding sequence GTGGAAAAGGTAGGACGCATCCTCACCGGACACCGGCCCACCGGGCCCCGACACCTTGGGCATCTGGTAGGGACCCTCAACACGTGGGCCCGGCTCCAGGACGAGTACGACTGCTTCTTCCTGGTGGCTGACCTGCACGTGCTGATCACCGATTACACCCATCCCCAGCGCATTCGGGAGAACATCGCCGCGGTGCTCCTAGACTGGCTCGGGGCCGGGCTGGACCCGGAGCGGAGCACGTTCGTCCTCCAGTCGGCGGTGCCCGAGCACGCCGAGCTCTCCGTGCTCCTGGCGATGCTGGTCACCGTGGCCCGGGCAGCGCGAAACCCCACGTACAAGGAGCAGGTGCGGGAGCTCGGGCTCTCGCCGTCGCTTGGGCTTCTGGCGTACCCCGTCCTCCAGGCGGCGGACATCCTCGTGTACAAGGCGGACGCGGTGCCCGTAGGGCAGGACCAGCTCCCGCATCTTGAGATAACCCGGCAGATCGCGCGGGCGTTCAACCGCCTCTACGGGGCCACGTTCCCCGAGCCCCAGCCGATCCTGAGCGCGGTGCCCCGCCTGGCGGGCACCGACGGCCGCCCCATGCACACGAGCTACGGGAACACGATCCCACTCTCCGCCGACCCCGGGGAGATCGAGCGCAAGGCGCTGGCCATGGTCACCGACCCGGCCCGTGTACATCCTTCCGACCGCGGGCACCCCGAGGTGTGCCTGGCCTTCGCCTACCATCAGGCGTTCAACGCGGGGGCGGTGGCCGCGGTCGAGGAGCGGTGCCGGCGAGGGGAGATCGGGTGTGTGCCTTGCAAGCGCGATCTGGCCCAGGTGCTCGCCGAGGTGCGAACGAAGATGGGTTTGGTATCGCGGGAAAGGAGGGACTGA
- a CDS encoding 3-isopropylmalate dehydratase, whose amino-acid sequence MRPTVVTGRPWLIADEAGKLIDDIDTDQIYHNAHLAITDPKEMARYAFGNLKGWEDFPKKARPGDVLFVGENFGAGSSRQHAVDCFLALGIAAIVGRSFGAIYRRNAINSGLPLLLLPDMPVARLRDLPQVTLNLETGEIQGPDGEKVVRAEPMPRVALDIYHAGSLLKLGAR is encoded by the coding sequence ATGCGACCCACGGTGGTCACGGGACGGCCATGGCTCATCGCCGATGAGGCGGGGAAACTGATCGACGACATCGACACTGACCAGATCTACCATAACGCCCACCTCGCCATCACCGACCCCAAGGAGATGGCCCGTTATGCGTTCGGAAACCTGAAGGGCTGGGAGGACTTCCCGAAGAAGGCCCGGCCTGGGGATGTGCTGTTCGTGGGGGAGAACTTCGGGGCCGGCTCGTCGCGGCAGCACGCGGTGGACTGCTTCCTCGCCCTGGGGATCGCGGCGATCGTGGGTCGGTCGTTCGGGGCCATCTACAGGCGCAACGCCATCAACTCCGGGCTCCCGCTCCTCCTGCTCCCCGACATGCCGGTGGCCCGGCTGCGGGACCTCCCCCAGGTGACGCTGAACCTGGAGACCGGGGAGATCCAAGGGCCCGATGGGGAAAAGGTTGTCCGCGCCGAGCCCATGCCCCGGGTGGCGCTGGACATCTACCACGCCGGAAGTCTCCTCAAGCTCGGGGCTCGTTAG